One region of uncultured Sulfurimonas sp. genomic DNA includes:
- a CDS encoding 5-formyltetrahydrofolate cyclo-ligase: MPLTKSLFRENCIKKIKNASLHNRYYRNMKINQALMHEFKNIKGAKVLFYYPLSFEADIRKSLNKIRRNCDIFVPFMQDKSFKIVPFRLPLIKKKFDIYEAGNTIRNINKIDIAIVPVIGVDGRLQRIGFGKGMYDRFFEKLKKKPYTIFIQPKICFTKEFICDDYDVACDLLLTPRLKIKRKNYYS, from the coding sequence ATGCCTCTTACAAAATCACTATTTAGAGAAAATTGTATAAAAAAAATTAAAAATGCTTCTCTTCACAATAGATATTACAGAAATATGAAGATAAACCAAGCTTTGATGCATGAATTTAAAAATATTAAAGGTGCAAAAGTTTTGTTTTATTATCCCTTATCTTTTGAAGCAGATATAAGAAAATCATTAAATAAAATTCGTCGAAATTGTGATATATTTGTACCGTTTATGCAAGATAAAAGTTTTAAGATAGTACCATTTAGATTACCGCTAATTAAAAAGAAATTTGATATATATGAAGCGGGAAATACAATAAGAAATATAAATAAAATTGATATAGCTATAGTACCTGTGATTGGGGTTGATGGTAGATTACAAAGAATAGGCTTTGGAAAAGGAATGTATGATCGTTTCTTTGAAAAGTTAAAAAAGAAACCATATACGATTTTTATACAACCAAAAATTTGTTTTACTAAAGAGTTTATTTGCGATGATTATGATGTCGCTTGTGATTTACTATTGACACCGAGATTAAAGATAAAACGCAAAAACTATTACAGCTAG
- the rny gene encoding ribonuclease Y translates to MLNEMLLGGVVATVSGLFGFFISKKITHANFDVFVDKAKAKASAIENEAQHLLHKSNLKSQEIELEATKHYESAKDRAKADLHQREDDVIRKEQSFIRYKQNEEKRLRDDTRALEAKRIVVDRNEKSLESLKRKYEAKIDEALHTIEHSAGMTQDEAKKVLLENIEEKSRGEIAHIVRKYEEEAKKDAKKKADFILAQATSRFAGEFASERLTNLVHLEDDELKGRIIGKEGRNIKALETLMGVDIIIDDTPNAILVSSFNLYRRAIATKTLQLLIADGRIQPARIEEIFYKVTEEFESGILAEGEELISDLDVGVMHPELMKLIGKLRYRASYGQNALAHTLEVAHLAAIMASEMGGDARLAKRAGLLHDIGKSLTHEHDGNHVDLGADICNRYNEHSVVINAIYAHHGHEDINSIECAAVCAADALSAARPGARREVLESFLKRVTQIEEIASGHSGVKQAYAINAGREVRVIVNATLINDDESILISKEIAKEIEEQVQYPGEIKVNVIRESRAIEFAK, encoded by the coding sequence ATGTTAAATGAGATGCTACTAGGAGGCGTTGTTGCCACGGTTAGTGGTCTTTTTGGATTTTTCATCTCTAAAAAAATTACACACGCAAATTTTGACGTTTTTGTAGATAAAGCAAAAGCAAAAGCAAGTGCTATAGAAAATGAAGCACAACATCTGCTACATAAGTCAAATCTCAAATCACAAGAGATAGAACTTGAAGCTACAAAGCACTACGAAAGTGCCAAAGATAGAGCAAAAGCAGATTTACATCAAAGGGAAGATGATGTAATTAGAAAAGAACAAAGCTTTATACGATACAAACAAAATGAAGAGAAAAGACTTCGTGATGATACTAGAGCCTTAGAAGCAAAAAGGATTGTTGTAGATAGAAATGAAAAGTCCTTAGAGTCACTAAAAAGAAAATATGAAGCTAAGATAGATGAAGCTCTCCACACAATAGAGCATAGTGCTGGAATGACGCAAGATGAAGCAAAGAAAGTTTTACTTGAAAATATTGAAGAAAAATCTCGTGGAGAGATAGCGCATATAGTAAGAAAGTATGAAGAAGAAGCTAAAAAAGATGCTAAGAAAAAGGCAGATTTTATCTTAGCTCAAGCTACTAGCAGATTTGCAGGTGAGTTTGCATCTGAGAGGCTTACAAACTTGGTTCATTTAGAAGATGATGAGCTAAAGGGTCGCATTATTGGAAAAGAGGGTAGAAACATTAAAGCCTTAGAGACTTTGATGGGTGTTGATATTATTATAGATGATACTCCAAATGCCATCTTGGTAAGCAGTTTTAATCTTTATCGTCGCGCAATAGCTACTAAAACACTTCAACTTCTTATAGCAGATGGAAGAATTCAACCTGCAAGAATTGAAGAAATTTTTTATAAAGTAACTGAAGAGTTTGAGTCTGGCATCTTGGCTGAGGGAGAAGAGCTTATATCTGATTTGGATGTTGGTGTTATGCATCCTGAGCTTATGAAGCTCATAGGTAAACTAAGATATCGTGCTAGTTATGGACAAAATGCTCTTGCGCATACTTTGGAAGTTGCACATTTAGCGGCAATTATGGCATCTGAAATGGGTGGAGATGCTAGACTCGCAAAACGTGCTGGATTGCTTCATGATATTGGAAAATCTTTAACACATGAACATGATGGCAATCATGTTGATTTAGGTGCAGATATTTGTAACCGTTATAATGAACATAGTGTGGTTATAAATGCCATTTATGCTCATCATGGTCATGAAGATATAAACTCCATAGAGTGTGCAGCTGTATGTGCAGCAGATGCTCTCTCTGCAGCAAGACCAGGTGCTAGAAGAGAAGTTTTAGAGAGTTTTCTAAAAAGAGTTACTCAGATAGAAGAGATAGCATCTGGACATTCTGGAGTAAAACAGGCTTATGCTATAAATGCAGGTCGCGAAGTAAGAGTTATAGTAAATGCTACTCTTATAAATGATGATGAGTCGATATTGATCTCAAAAGAGATTGCAAAAGAGATAGAAGAACAAGTTCAATATCCTGGCGAGATAAAAGTAAATGTTATTAGAGAAAGTAGAGCTATAGAATTTGCTAAATAA
- a CDS encoding molybdopterin-binding protein — protein MKFYALIIGTEILNGRREDKHFNFVRDELKKYGRELFATFIVKDDIELLKNSFELIKKDNNSILFSFGGIGSTPDDLTREIAAEVFTQKPVKRHEKFEKDILYRFADKAYPHRVHMADLPENSELLFNPINNMSGFSLKNRFFFVPGFPEMAHPMIKDVISKLCSQKLEKFRYTLLAQTSEETLISQMKLLPLHIELSSLPLFVEGKANVELSLSGLNDEETKEHFDKFIKILENLNVKYELI, from the coding sequence ATGAAGTTTTATGCTTTAATCATCGGTACTGAAATTTTAAACGGTAGAAGAGAAGACAAACATTTTAATTTTGTTCGTGATGAACTTAAAAAATATGGACGAGAGCTTTTTGCAACTTTTATAGTTAAAGATGATATTGAACTATTAAAAAACTCTTTTGAGCTTATAAAAAAAGACAATAACTCTATACTTTTTTCTTTTGGTGGGATTGGTTCAACCCCAGATGATTTAACACGAGAAATTGCAGCAGAGGTTTTTACTCAAAAACCAGTTAAAAGACATGAAAAATTTGAAAAAGACATCTTATATAGATTTGCAGACAAGGCATATCCGCATAGAGTTCACATGGCAGATTTACCTGAAAACTCTGAGTTACTTTTTAATCCCATAAACAATATGTCAGGTTTTTCTCTAAAAAATAGATTTTTTTTCGTTCCAGGTTTTCCAGAGATGGCGCATCCAATGATAAAAGATGTTATATCTAAACTTTGTTCTCAAAAATTAGAAAAATTTAGATACACACTCCTAGCACAAACAAGTGAAGAGACTCTTATATCTCAAATGAAGCTATTGCCCTTACATATAGAACTCTCTTCACTTCCACTTTTTGTAGAAGGAAAAGCCAATGTTGAACTCTCACTTAGTGGACTTAACGATGAAGAAACAAAAGAACACTTCGATAAATTTATAAAAATATTAGAAAATTTAAATGTAAAGTATGAGCTAATTTAA
- a CDS encoding cation diffusion facilitator family transporter, with protein MRLEKKATVVSTSVAGILVLMKMTVGVLSGSIAVLASAIDSFLDLTVSLFNYFALNTAEKNPDEQFNYGRSKIEPLAAVVEGTVISLSALFILYEALVKIAHPRNMEFMASSIWVMSASLVITMLLVMFLNYVAKKTQNMVIKADALHYKTDLYSNGAVLMALALISMTGEQLIDPILGVGIAIFMIYSAIPIIKEGVLMLLDAALPEEDIQKIKDILENDTGITDYHYLKTRESGSHIFVSVHTVFIVSISLYDAHLIADKIEAKIKNLFEGKNTHILIHMDPYDDSDINDLEDIYEG; from the coding sequence ATGCGTTTGGAAAAAAAAGCTACGGTTGTATCTACCTCAGTTGCAGGAATCTTAGTCTTGATGAAAATGACAGTTGGTGTTTTAAGTGGTTCTATCGCTGTTTTAGCATCTGCAATTGATAGTTTTTTAGACCTTACTGTTTCACTTTTTAACTACTTTGCACTAAATACTGCTGAGAAAAATCCAGATGAGCAGTTTAATTATGGACGAAGCAAGATTGAACCACTAGCTGCCGTTGTAGAGGGAACAGTGATATCTTTGTCAGCTCTATTTATACTCTATGAAGCATTAGTTAAAATTGCACATCCAAGAAATATGGAGTTTATGGCTAGTAGCATCTGGGTAATGTCTGCATCTCTTGTAATTACTATGCTTCTTGTAATGTTTTTAAATTATGTAGCTAAAAAAACTCAAAATATGGTTATAAAAGCAGATGCTCTTCACTACAAAACAGACCTTTACTCAAATGGTGCTGTCCTTATGGCTTTAGCTCTTATATCTATGACAGGCGAACAATTAATAGATCCTATTTTAGGTGTTGGTATTGCTATTTTTATGATTTATTCTGCTATTCCAATAATTAAAGAAGGAGTTTTAATGCTTCTAGATGCTGCCCTTCCTGAAGAAGACATACAAAAAATAAAAGATATTTTAGAAAATGACACAGGTATTACAGATTACCATTATCTTAAAACTAGAGAGTCTGGTTCGCATATATTTGTATCTGTACATACAGTATTTATTGTTAGCATCTCACTATATGATGCTCACCTAATAGCAGATAAAATAGAAGCTAAAATCAAAAATCTATTTGAAGGTAAAAATACTCATATTCTCATACATATGGATCCTTATGATGATTCTGATATTAATGACTTAGAAGATATATACGAAGGATAA
- the cmoB gene encoding tRNA 5-methoxyuridine(34)/uridine 5-oxyacetic acid(34) synthase CmoB, giving the protein MNLEELRKERQKWMTWKNIKPLREALESLEDGLFEIELSDVVKISGDAKQNVENTARMMMPWRKGPFEIFDTYIDAEWKSNIKYNLLRKHFNLKDKRVADIGCNNGYYLFRMQEDAPKSLVGFDPSPLYKTQFDFINHFVKSDIVYELLGVEHLEFYEEKFDTIFCLGVLYHRSDPVAMLKSLFRGLDAEGEVILDTFYIEGDDEMALCPKSSYSKIPNIYFVPTISALKNWCLRAGFGTFEVLETSVTDAKEQRKTSWIEGQSLEDFLDPEDDTKTVEGYPAPARVYVKLTKLRNEKV; this is encoded by the coding sequence ATGAACCTAGAAGAGTTAAGAAAAGAAAGACAAAAGTGGATGACTTGGAAAAATATCAAGCCACTTAGAGAGGCACTAGAGTCTCTCGAAGATGGCTTGTTTGAGATTGAACTTTCTGATGTAGTTAAAATTAGTGGTGATGCTAAACAAAACGTAGAAAATACAGCTAGAATGATGATGCCTTGGAGAAAAGGTCCTTTTGAGATTTTTGATACATATATAGATGCTGAGTGGAAGAGTAATATAAAATATAATCTTTTAAGAAAGCATTTTAATTTAAAAGATAAAAGAGTTGCCGATATAGGTTGTAATAATGGTTATTATCTCTTTAGGATGCAAGAAGATGCTCCAAAATCTTTAGTTGGTTTTGATCCATCTCCTCTATATAAAACTCAGTTTGATTTTATAAACCATTTTGTAAAAAGTGATATAGTCTATGAGTTGTTAGGTGTTGAGCATCTAGAGTTTTATGAAGAGAAGTTTGATACTATATTTTGTCTTGGAGTTTTATATCACAGAAGTGACCCTGTAGCGATGTTAAAATCACTTTTTCGTGGACTAGATGCTGAAGGTGAAGTTATACTTGATACTTTTTATATTGAGGGTGATGATGAGATGGCATTGTGTCCAAAATCATCATATTCAAAAATACCAAATATATATTTTGTTCCTACTATATCAGCTTTGAAAAATTGGTGTTTAAGAGCTGGATTTGGTACTTTTGAAGTTTTAGAAACTTCTGTTACAGATGCAAAAGAGCAGAGAAAAACTTCTTGGATAGAGGGTCAATCTTTGGAAGACTTTTTAGATCCTGAGGAT